The [Actinobacillus] rossii genome contains a region encoding:
- a CDS encoding Abortive infection bacteriophage resistance protein: MLSKQIISISQSRLNAYLLCFYQGDTAKQKEAIAIYTALQHRTGIYFSLIQEIEVALRNEVSELLRSVAPNNDLYQFFHYLAQDSNAPLSKESQRQLQKAISECSKRKYDENDIISHITFGFWVNLFDYDPKRNQHVIYWQKVLKPIFNRRFSSFKDLYNTLKQIMRFRNRLYHQEIVWNKRIAKKPEHALENLEKTYKQFEATLEKIAPERFVFRQLSEALKWQRNIFFDEQIFVAEISVLPQHI, encoded by the coding sequence ATGCTTTCAAAACAAATTATCAGCATTTCACAAAGTCGGTTAAACGCATATCTACTTTGTTTTTACCAAGGAGATACAGCAAAACAGAAAGAAGCAATTGCGATTTATACCGCCCTACAACATCGTACTGGGATTTATTTTTCACTGATCCAAGAAATTGAAGTTGCACTGCGTAATGAAGTGAGTGAATTGCTACGCAGTGTTGCACCAAATAATGATTTATATCAATTTTTCCATTATTTAGCACAAGATAGTAATGCACCATTAAGCAAAGAGTCTCAACGCCAGTTACAAAAAGCGATTAGTGAATGTAGTAAACGGAAATATGATGAAAACGATATCATTTCACATATTACTTTCGGATTTTGGGTCAATTTATTTGACTATGATCCTAAAAGAAATCAGCATGTTATCTATTGGCAAAAAGTGCTAAAACCTATTTTTAATCGTCGTTTCAGTAGCTTTAAGGATTTATATAATACCCTAAAACAGATAATGCGTTTTCGTAATCGCCTTTATCATCAAGAAATTGTATGGAATAAAAGAATTGCTAAAAAGCCTGAACATGCATTGGAAAATTTAGAAAAAACGTATAAACAATTTGAAGCAACATTAGAAAAAATAGCACCAGAACGCTTTGTATTTCGACAACTTTCTGAAGCTTTAAAATGGCAACGAAATATTTTCTTTGATGAACAGATTTTTGTAGCCGAAATATCCGTACTTCCCCAACACATTTAA
- a CDS encoding antirepressor protein, whose product MSNLSILKTSIRTYENLYSLNDLHIASGSENKHQPALFLRLDTTQELIKEIDQTSDLQICRSVKSLRTGQNKGTWACEELVIAYAMWISPKFHLVVLRAFLAMHKGKLQNQPQQLVLPEPEKKYTFEFTENTCLRFVSMWFALYNNLELLGQLHQPLSNIGSHFGTTAYTHYTEYKTILGTMKSVLEPMTKEFNPDPRDEAHYCKALKTLRSYQLQGLAKIVKHPTPPTRKYDF is encoded by the coding sequence ATGTCAAACCTATCAATTCTTAAAACGTCTATTCGTACATACGAAAATCTTTACTCATTAAACGATCTTCATATTGCTAGTGGATCTGAAAATAAACATCAACCAGCTTTATTTTTACGTTTAGATACAACACAAGAACTAATTAAAGAAATTGACCAAACTTCTGATCTACAGATCTGTAGATCAGTCAAATCACTACGCACAGGGCAAAACAAAGGAACTTGGGCTTGTGAAGAGCTTGTTATCGCTTACGCAATGTGGATCAGCCCAAAATTCCACTTGGTCGTATTAAGAGCGTTCCTTGCGATGCATAAAGGCAAATTGCAAAACCAACCGCAACAACTTGTCCTACCCGAACCCGAGAAAAAATACACGTTCGAGTTTACCGAAAATACTTGCTTACGCTTTGTGAGTATGTGGTTTGCACTCTACAACAACCTAGAGCTATTAGGACAACTACACCAACCATTAAGCAATATCGGCTCACATTTTGGCACAACCGCCTACACCCATTACACCGAATATAAAACGATACTCGGCACAATGAAAAGCGTCCTAGAGCCAATGACAAAAGAGTTTAACCCTGACCCTAGAGACGAAGCACATTACTGCAAAGCACTCAAAACGCTACGCAGTTATCAATTACAAGGCTTGGCAAAAATCGTAAAACATCCAACGCCACCAACGCGTAAATACGACTTCTAA
- a CDS encoding Siphovirus Gp157 encodes MKLYEIATQYQNIAELLADPEFADNQDITTALDNIEDDFNNKAVNVVKAINIAEHDIDAIDSEIKRLTAMKKARQNRIDEIKNYLKFNMQKTGIYKIECPLFKISYSERAQSAVEIDEKLFMDNNINEDFVNVKITPNKTAIKDALKRGENVIGAKLVDSQVLTIK; translated from the coding sequence ATGAAACTCTATGAAATTGCCACGCAATATCAAAACATCGCGGAATTATTAGCCGATCCTGAATTTGCTGATAATCAAGACATTACGACCGCACTTGATAACATCGAAGATGATTTTAACAACAAAGCGGTGAATGTGGTTAAGGCAATCAATATCGCTGAACACGATATAGACGCAATTGATTCAGAAATTAAACGCTTAACCGCAATGAAAAAGGCACGCCAAAACCGCATTGATGAAATCAAAAATTACTTGAAATTCAATATGCAAAAAACAGGCATTTACAAAATCGAATGTCCGCTTTTTAAAATCAGTTACAGCGAACGCGCGCAAAGTGCGGTAGAAATTGATGAAAAGTTATTTATGGATAACAACATTAACGAAGATTTTGTAAACGTCAAAATCACACCGAACAAAACCGCGATTAAAGACGCGCTAAAACGTGGTGAAAATGTGATAGGCGCAAAACTGGTCGATAGCCAAGTGTTAACGATTAAATGA
- a CDS encoding Uncharacterized conserved protein, with translation MEQIIKEIASLASNGLNVGAFAGTPAILARDDFDIKSLEHLQPTPNRIRQAVTVSTAKSLIDYVNKFKVDGTSIFCDLEKLNVKAIFDYHANPSEARWGDHTASYTCPHSKDWKAWSGKNKSAMSQIEFAQFIENNIHCVASEGNVASGAELLAMVLTFEETRKSEFKSVQRLQDGTMSFAFTDEKTGGGKTRLPEEIILGLQPFHNGDYYQIKARIRYRIKDGLLNLWYELINPEKVIEDAFNTTIENLKANIPDVDFYEGNLA, from the coding sequence ATGGAACAAATTATCAAAGAAATCGCAAGCCTAGCTTCAAATGGTTTAAATGTTGGCGCATTTGCAGGTACGCCTGCAATTCTTGCCCGTGATGATTTTGACATTAAGTCATTAGAACATTTACAACCGACACCGAATCGTATCCGCCAAGCTGTTACAGTTTCTACGGCTAAATCGCTCATTGATTACGTTAATAAATTCAAAGTTGATGGCACATCAATTTTCTGTGATTTAGAAAAATTAAACGTGAAAGCCATTTTTGACTATCACGCAAACCCAAGCGAAGCACGCTGGGGCGATCATACAGCCAGTTACACTTGCCCACATTCAAAAGATTGGAAGGCTTGGAGCGGTAAGAATAAAAGTGCAATGAGTCAAATTGAATTTGCTCAATTCATTGAAAATAACATTCATTGCGTAGCAAGTGAAGGTAACGTAGCAAGTGGCGCTGAACTACTAGCTATGGTGCTTACCTTTGAAGAAACTCGTAAATCTGAATTTAAATCGGTGCAGCGTTTACAAGATGGCACAATGTCATTTGCTTTCACAGATGAAAAAACTGGTGGTGGTAAAACACGCCTGCCAGAAGAAATCATCTTAGGTTTACAACCATTCCACAATGGCGATTACTACCAAATTAAGGCTCGCATTCGTTATCGTATCAAAGATGGTTTATTAAATTTATGGTATGAACTCATCAATCCTGAAAAAGTGATTGAAGATGCGTTTAATACTACGATTGAAAATCTGAAAGCGAATATTCCTGATGTGGATTTCTACGAAGGGAATTTAGCATAA
- a CDS encoding NUMOD4 motif: protein MTKENNGWISVEGYEDCYEINAIGQIRSIERLIYKSNGTMQRLKSKILKTHLNSSGYPVLRLSNLTNGKREMVRLHRLLAKHFIPNPENKPEVNHIDGDKQNFSLSNLEWVTPRENRKHAWDSGLRTREHLPVHYGENKYNSKLTNNKVIEMRKLRDSGVSYSKIAKLFSIHKTTAMNAINGITWKFVPPPPTK from the coding sequence ATGACTAAAGAAAACAACGGCTGGATTAGTGTTGAGGGGTATGAAGATTGTTATGAAATAAATGCTATTGGACAAATTAGAAGTATAGAACGACTAATTTATAAATCTAATGGGACAATGCAACGACTTAAAAGCAAGATATTAAAAACTCATTTAAATTCGTCTGGCTATCCTGTATTGCGATTAAGTAATTTAACAAACGGAAAGCGTGAAATGGTTAGGCTTCATAGATTATTAGCTAAACATTTTATACCTAATCCAGAAAATAAACCTGAAGTAAACCATATTGATGGAGACAAACAAAATTTTTCTCTATCGAATTTAGAATGGGTAACACCAAGAGAAAATCGAAAACATGCTTGGGACTCCGGACTTAGAACACGGGAGCATTTGCCAGTACATTATGGAGAAAATAAATACAATTCTAAGTTAACAAATAATAAAGTAATAGAAATGAGAAAATTAAGAGATTCGGGAGTCTCTTACAGCAAAATCGCAAAATTATTTTCTATACATAAGACTACTGCGATGAACGCAATAAATGGAATTACTTGGAAATTTGTCCCACCGCCACCAACAAAATAA
- the banIM gene encoding Modification methylase BanI encodes MFTYGSICSGIEAVSVAWQEIGKPLWFSEIEPFPCAVLAHHYPDVPNLGDMTTLPQKILNREIPTPDVLVGGTPCFTAGHMVLTDKGYMPIETLSVGDLVVTHQGRLKPILRVGSEIKQVGKLTAVGLPEPIVCTPEHPFYAQKWQTTNTKKNGKYHRKTIISEPEWIEAHKLEGYQWVSLTDFSVMPYGGFHSKLTDEDVLLIAGYYLGDGWIRRWKGKNKKAVVISVNKEKYRKFSLSFAKLSHHITTENNSVIKITICDTELADFLYSQFGEKAGGKTIPAWCLSHSFRSKIFEGYMITDGSFRNGVYTANSISKSLAYGIAALSQTLGYTSSVSKVTVAPTKEIQGRIVNQNDYYQMRAFLQSTSRKSRLDENRLLRSVQSFEITGNEVVYNIEVADDNSYILNNAVVHNCQAFSVAGKRESLDDERGNLTLTLIHILEAIDYVRKQDGKQPCVLVWENVPGVLSTKDNAFGHFLAGLVQECQPLQPPREKWTDAGYVHSARTVCWRTLNAQYFGVAQRRKRVFLVASARKRSIAQVLIECKSVRGHFTTSESERKAVTGFIETSFGAYRQSEQGGTLKASGGVLSGGSETLIVHGTQDHIVNQNIAHCLGRNSGQENVLFDIAHRSDVVRVQDTNTLTSTDIHAISTSTLVRKLTPIECERLQGFPDNYTQIPYRNKPAEDCPDSPRYKAIGNSMAVPVMEWIGLRLQDYLTMEKTK; translated from the coding sequence ATGTTTACCTATGGCTCAATTTGCTCTGGGATTGAAGCGGTAAGCGTGGCTTGGCAAGAAATCGGGAAACCATTATGGTTTTCTGAAATTGAGCCCTTCCCTTGTGCTGTGCTTGCTCATCATTATCCGGATGTGCCAAATCTAGGCGATATGACCACCCTACCACAAAAAATTCTCAATCGTGAAATCCCTACTCCTGATGTTTTAGTTGGTGGAACACCTTGTTTTACAGCTGGACATATGGTTTTAACAGATAAAGGATATATGCCAATAGAGACACTTTCTGTTGGTGACTTAGTTGTTACTCATCAAGGACGACTAAAACCCATCTTGCGTGTGGGTAGCGAAATAAAACAAGTTGGGAAATTAACGGCGGTTGGCTTGCCTGAACCAATCGTCTGTACTCCTGAACATCCTTTTTATGCTCAAAAATGGCAGACCACAAACACCAAAAAGAATGGCAAATATCATAGGAAAACTATCATTTCCGAACCCGAGTGGATTGAGGCTCATAAATTAGAAGGCTATCAATGGGTATCATTAACTGATTTCTCAGTTATGCCTTATGGTGGTTTTCACAGCAAACTAACGGATGAAGATGTGCTTTTGATTGCTGGTTATTATCTTGGTGATGGTTGGATAAGAAGATGGAAAGGCAAAAATAAAAAAGCTGTTGTTATTTCTGTAAATAAAGAGAAATATCGGAAGTTTTCTCTTTCTTTTGCCAAGCTTTCTCATCATATTACTACCGAAAATAATTCGGTAATTAAAATCACTATTTGTGACACTGAACTTGCTGATTTTCTTTATTCGCAATTTGGTGAGAAAGCCGGCGGAAAAACTATACCGGCTTGGTGTTTATCTCATTCTTTCAGAAGTAAAATTTTTGAAGGGTATATGATTACCGATGGCTCTTTTAGAAACGGAGTTTATACCGCAAATAGCATTTCGAAATCCCTTGCTTACGGCATTGCTGCATTATCCCAAACCTTAGGATATACCTCATCTGTTTCCAAAGTAACTGTTGCTCCGACAAAAGAAATCCAAGGAAGAATTGTCAATCAGAATGACTATTATCAAATGCGAGCGTTCCTCCAATCGACATCAAGAAAAAGTCGCCTTGATGAAAATAGATTATTGAGAAGCGTGCAATCCTTTGAGATAACTGGAAATGAAGTTGTTTATAACATTGAGGTGGCAGATGACAACAGCTACATCTTAAATAATGCCGTTGTCCATAACTGCCAAGCATTTTCTGTTGCAGGTAAACGAGAAAGTCTTGACGACGAACGAGGAAATTTAACCTTAACTTTAATTCATATTTTGGAGGCGATTGACTATGTTAGAAAACAAGACGGGAAACAACCCTGTGTGCTTGTTTGGGAAAATGTCCCAGGTGTGCTATCCACCAAGGACAACGCTTTCGGACACTTTTTGGCTGGATTGGTTCAGGAATGTCAGCCATTACAACCACCAAGGGAAAAATGGACGGACGCTGGTTATGTGCATTCAGCGAGAACAGTTTGCTGGCGAACGCTCAATGCTCAATACTTCGGTGTTGCCCAACGTCGTAAAAGAGTGTTCCTTGTGGCAAGTGCTAGAAAACGAAGTATCGCCCAAGTACTCATTGAGTGCAAAAGCGTGCGAGGGCATTTTACGACGAGCGAAAGTGAGAGGAAAGCTGTTACCGGATTCATTGAAACAAGCTTTGGAGCGTATCGCCAATCAGAGCAAGGTGGAACTTTAAAAGCATCAGGTGGGGTATTAAGCGGAGGAAGCGAAACCCTTATCGTTCACGGCACACAGGACCATATTGTAAATCAAAATATTGCACATTGTTTAGGGCGAAATAGCGGACAAGAGAACGTGTTATTTGACATCGCGCATCGCTCTGATGTAGTAAGAGTACAAGATACCAATACTCTCACAAGTACAGATATTCACGCTATATCCACATCTACTCTTGTTCGTAAACTTACACCTATTGAATGTGAACGGTTGCAAGGCTTTCCTGATAACTACACGCAAATTCCTTATCGCAACAAACCGGCAGAAGATTGCCCTGATAGCCCACGTTATAAAGCTATTGGTAATTCAATGGCGGTGCCTGTAATGGAATGGATTGGGCTAAGACTACAAGATTATTTAACTATGGAGAAAACAAAATGA
- a CDS encoding phage integrase family protein, with the protein MGRHREHYNQNLPTHVYCRNRKRKRTGKDVFYYFYRLSNGKEIALGKDYNEALIRCARLNLDREKENEIITFTLVAKRYTEEVVPTKALHTQKSNLSSLNLLHKFFSDPPAPLSEIEPEHIRQFLDWKRSAPTMANKAISLFNTIWNKAREWGYTKDLSPVYGVKKHKQKNRTNYVENFVLEKVMEFADQNLKDLMEVAYLTGQRPVDVVQIHKNHIYDGVLHFTQQKTNAKVRMVMSGRLAEILTPRLETTTNWLFHNKRGGKLSPNLLGYWFRNARKKAINKYPELENELLNFQFRDLRAKAGTDTALNKGIETARQQLGHTSLQMTRVYVRRDKVVSPTE; encoded by the coding sequence ATGGGCAGACATAGAGAACATTACAATCAAAATTTACCTACTCACGTTTATTGCAGAAATCGCAAACGCAAACGTACTGGTAAAGACGTTTTTTATTACTTTTATAGATTATCGAATGGAAAAGAAATAGCACTTGGTAAAGATTACAATGAGGCATTGATAAGATGTGCTAGGTTGAATTTAGACCGAGAAAAAGAAAACGAAATTATTACATTCACTCTTGTCGCCAAACGATACACAGAAGAAGTTGTTCCGACAAAAGCATTGCATACCCAAAAATCTAATCTCAGCAGCCTTAACTTATTACACAAATTCTTTTCAGATCCGCCCGCCCCATTATCAGAGATTGAACCTGAACATATTCGACAATTTTTAGACTGGAAACGTTCTGCGCCAACAATGGCCAATAAAGCGATTTCGCTGTTTAATACCATTTGGAATAAAGCGAGAGAATGGGGATATACAAAAGATCTCTCCCCTGTTTACGGAGTAAAAAAACATAAACAGAAAAATCGTACAAATTATGTTGAAAACTTTGTATTAGAAAAAGTGATGGAATTTGCCGACCAAAATCTAAAAGACCTTATGGAAGTTGCATATTTAACAGGTCAACGACCAGTTGATGTGGTGCAAATTCATAAAAACCATATTTATGATGGAGTGTTACATTTTACACAGCAAAAAACAAATGCCAAAGTAAGAATGGTCATGAGTGGAAGACTGGCTGAGATTTTAACCCCTAGACTGGAAACAACCACAAACTGGCTTTTCCACAACAAAAGAGGTGGAAAGCTAAGCCCTAATTTATTGGGATATTGGTTTAGAAACGCTAGAAAAAAAGCGATAAACAAATATCCAGAATTAGAAAATGAATTATTGAATTTTCAGTTCAGAGATTTAAGAGCGAAAGCTGGTACAGATACTGCACTAAATAAAGGCATAGAAACAGCAAGACAACAACTCGGCCATACATCACTACAAATGACGAGAGTTTATGTAAGACGTGACAAAGTTGTCAGCCCTACAGAATAA
- a CDS encoding transposase, producing MFYSNNPLIKHKTGLLNLAEELGNISQACKAMGMSRDTFYRYQQAVEQGGVEALLNQTRRAPNIKNRVDEHIEQAVVKFALDFPAYGQVRVSNELRKQGVFVSAGGVRSIWLRHNLANFKQRLNALEKEVAEKGIILNESQVQALERKKEDDISSGEIETAHPGYLGSQDTFYVGNLKGVGRIYQQTFVDTYSKVAFAKLYTMKTAIAAADMLNDKVLPFFEAQGLPMLRILTDRGSEYCGKVENHDYELYLAINDIEHTKTKVKHPQTNGICERFHKTILQEFYQVAFRKKIYTDLATLQADLDEWLMYYNHHRTHQGKMCCGRTPMATLLDGKGIWAEKNLSSN from the coding sequence ATGTTTTATTCTAACAATCCGCTCATTAAACACAAGACCGGTTTACTCAATTTAGCAGAAGAACTTGGAAACATTTCTCAAGCTTGTAAAGCGATGGGGATGAGCCGAGATACATTCTATCGCTATCAACAAGCCGTAGAGCAAGGTGGTGTTGAAGCATTACTTAATCAAACTCGTCGGGCACCGAATATCAAAAATCGAGTAGACGAGCACATTGAGCAAGCTGTTGTAAAATTTGCCCTAGATTTTCCAGCTTACGGACAAGTTCGAGTGAGTAACGAACTTCGCAAGCAAGGTGTTTTTGTTTCAGCCGGTGGTGTTCGTTCCATTTGGCTACGTCATAATCTTGCTAACTTTAAACAGCGTTTAAATGCACTAGAGAAAGAAGTAGCTGAGAAAGGCATTATTCTAAATGAAAGTCAAGTCCAAGCCTTGGAACGTAAGAAAGAGGATGATATATCGAGTGGAGAAATTGAAACCGCTCATCCGGGCTATTTAGGTTCACAAGATACCTTTTATGTAGGTAATTTAAAAGGTGTTGGACGCATTTATCAGCAAACATTTGTTGATACTTATAGTAAGGTTGCTTTTGCAAAGCTCTACACAATGAAAACCGCAATTGCCGCTGCAGATATGCTCAATGATAAAGTCCTGCCGTTCTTTGAAGCCCAAGGATTACCGATGTTGCGTATTCTCACCGACCGTGGTAGTGAATATTGTGGCAAGGTGGAAAATCACGATTATGAGCTTTATTTAGCGATAAATGACATAGAGCATACTAAAACGAAAGTGAAGCATCCACAGACGAATGGTATCTGTGAACGTTTTCATAAGACTATCTTACAAGAATTTTACCAAGTCGCATTTAGGAAGAAAATATATACGGATTTAGCGACATTACAAGCTGATTTAGATGAGTGGTTAATGTATTATAATCACCATCGAACACATCAAGGAAAAATGTGCTGTGGCAGAACACCGATGGCAACATTACTTGATGGAAAAGGGATTTGGGCAGAAAAGAATTTAAGCTCAAATTAA
- the hicB gene encoding Antitoxin HicB: protein MRYYPAVIHDHEKGGYWATFADEEKLTGVTQGEDLTELDEMLEDLLICNVKDYFDEDKYFPDPTEPKVGERLVAMSSQLEAKVLLNNERVKQGLTKKALGELAGLSAVEIGRILNPRYGSKIDAIEKVLIALGKPLKLSLG from the coding sequence ATGAGATATTACCCGGCTGTTATCCACGATCACGAAAAAGGCGGTTATTGGGCAACCTTTGCAGACGAAGAAAAACTCACAGGCGTAACACAAGGCGAAGATTTGACTGAACTTGATGAAATGCTTGAAGACTTGCTGATTTGTAACGTCAAAGATTATTTTGACGAAGACAAATATTTTCCCGACCCCACTGAACCAAAAGTAGGGGAACGACTAGTCGCAATGTCGAGCCAACTCGAAGCAAAAGTATTGCTCAATAACGAGCGTGTCAAACAGGGCTTAACCAAAAAAGCCCTTGGAGAATTAGCCGGATTAAGTGCGGTTGAAATCGGGCGCATTTTAAATCCACGCTACGGATCGAAAATTGACGCCATTGAAAAAGTCCTTATCGCCCTAGGCAAACCGCTGAAATTGTCATTGGGTTAA
- the hicA gene encoding Probable mRNA interferase HicA, translating to MKPKEFKRWLEANGVTVTNGTKHYKLTYNGKTSRLSRGSKDLDENMAKTIKKQLGMI from the coding sequence GTGAAACCCAAAGAGTTTAAACGGTGGCTTGAAGCAAACGGTGTAACAGTAACGAATGGAACAAAACATTACAAACTAACTTACAACGGCAAAACATCAAGATTATCAAGAGGCTCAAAAGACTTAGATGAAAATATGGCTAAGACGATTAAAAAGCAACTTGGAATGATCTAA